In one Parambassis ranga chromosome 6, fParRan2.1, whole genome shotgun sequence genomic region, the following are encoded:
- the myocd gene encoding myocardin isoform X6, which translates to MTLLGSEHSILIRSKFRSVNHGKFPKQEDSYAFEEDSSSESLSPEQHHSDESQGSACPSSEAVGSTASSSSSPALTSPPQGGATRDPPDQSQDEGLTGGNNCQATPPIPVPAIVKSKTSDKNRHKKPKDVKPKVKKLKYHQYIPPDQKAEKSPPPMDSAYARLLQQQQLFLQLQILSQQKHAHAHSQTQQQQQHAPQAQAQQRQPAFSYQPHPPAHTQKASSEQLSACGSSGPSSTVNSNSSSPVKNSYPNQSNISPVKPGPLPANLDDLKVSELRQHLRIRGMPVSGTKTALIERLRPFKDSNAGSSPSGSSDITTVTFPVTPTGSMSSYQSPSSSSALSQGGYYPYPSTSSTPPISPASSELSLSGSLPDSFSDVPMSSPTQFALQPSPAQLGMEDGLGGGAGAGGARAGEGGSMDGLDAEKDKMLVEKQKVIEELTWKLHQEQRQVEELKMQLHKRKRCYGATQDAAPPPPHPSMHLQQQNQAMMGQHFFGVTIKQEPMSLSSSCPLSSPKQLKSPAGSCLENIGHSMANMGGQQCMDGGHSTSSPSTMSAFLSPQCSPQDSPIGKPSSSPQPSSPNNPYLLSPPLGRDGCSHPHTQGNGRARNLQMQQKSGGPPVNCSYPSDQRSLQGVYPGSADCGLNHSGSAKADGQSMQPKMSVLPSPRHVKCQVSPPAFSSSDSDASDLRQPPCYEDAVKQQMTRSQQMDELLDVLIESGEMPANAREERERSCVTKVVPHITVSPGCHGLLIPRFHRHYDHQLAYDHSAYHIVESNLETLLGGPIGRGGEVALLKMSAEDGGHEDEGNRDGEAYSSPHNNNNHHHHHHHRHPHHQDKVLTGRDLMDTPLSPISTKASSEVQGMVSMTFSETPWETMEWLDLTPPSSATAFSVAPPSGPSIFNTEFLDVTDINLNSAMDLHLEQW; encoded by the exons GGTGGTGCAACCAGAGACCCCCCTGACCAAAGCCAGGATGAAGGGCTCACTGGTGGGAACAACTGCCAGGCTACTCCTCCAATTCCAGTTCCTGCTATTGTCAAG TCCAAGACGTCAGACAAGAACCGACACAAGAAGCCCAAAGATGTGAAGCccaaagtgaagaagctcaAGTACCACCAGTACATTCCTCCGGACCAGAAGGCAGAGAAGTCCCCTCCGCCCATGGACTCGGCTTACGCCCgactcctccagcagcagcagctcttcctGCAACTGCAGATCCTCAGCCAGCAGAAGCATGCTCACGCACACTCAcagacgcagcagcagcagcagcacgctCCGCAGGCGCAGGCCCAGCAGAGACAGCCGGCCTTCAGCTACCAGCCACACCCACCGGCCCACACCCAGAA AGCATCCAGTGAGCAGTTATCAGCTTGTGGTTCCAGTGGTCCATCCAGCACAGTCAACAGCAACTCGTCCTCTCCGGTCAAGAACTCGTATCCCAACCAAAGCAACATCTCACCAGTCAAACCTGGACCGCTGCCAGCTAATCTGGATGACCTAAAA GTTTCAGAGCTCAGGCAGCACCTGCGTATTCGAGGCATGCCCGTCTCAGGCACCAAGACCGCCCTCATCGAGCGACTCCGGCCCTTCAAGGACTCCAACGCCGGCTCCTCGCCTTCAGGATCGTCTGACATCACCACCGTGACCTTCCCTGTCACACCTACAGGGTCCATGTCTTCCTATCAGTCCCCATCCTCCTCCAGCGCTCTGTCGCAGGGAGGATACTACCCATACCCAAGCACATCCTCCACCCCGCCCATCTCGCCAGCCTCCTCTGAGCTCTCTCTCAGCGGCTCGCTCCCCGACAGCTTCAGCGACGTGCCCATGTCCTCGCCCACACAGTTCGCACTGCAACCGTCCCCAGCTCAGCTCGGGATGGAGGACGGCCTggggggaggagcaggagcggGTGGAGCGAGGGCAGGGGAGGGTGGAAGCATGGATGGTCTGGACGCTGAAAAAGATAAGATGCTGGTGGAGAAGCAGAAGGTGATCGAGGAGCTGACGTGGAAGCTGCACCAGGAGCAGAGACAG GTTGAAGAGCTGAAGATGCAGCTCCACAAGAGGAAACGCTGCTATGGAGCCACACAGGACGCTgcgcctcctccacctcacccCTCCatgcacctccagcagcagaatCAAGCCATGATGGGCCAACATTTCTTTGGAGTGACAATCAAGCAGGAGCCCATGTCCTTGTCCTCCAGctgccctctgtcctctccCAAACAGCTCAAGAGCCCTGCGGGCAGCTGCTTGGAGAACATCGGACACTCCATGGCCAACATGGGTGGACAGCAATGCATGGATGGAGGCCATTCCACCAGCAGCCCGTCCACTATGTCCGCCTTCCTCAGCCCGCAGTGCTCGCCACAAGACTCACCCATTGGGAAACCTTCCAGCAGCCCCCAGCCGTCCTCTCCTAACAATCCCTACCTGCTGTCCCCTCCGCTGGGGAGAGACGGCTGCAGCCACCCACACACCCAGGGCAACGGCAGAGCACGCAACCTGCAG ATGCAGCAGAAGAGCGGGGGTCCGCCGGTGAACTGTTCTTATCCCTCTGACCAAAGAAGCCTTCAGGGCGTCTACCCCGGCTCCGCCGACTGCGGCCTCAACCACAGCGGCTCCGCCAAGGCTGACGGCCAGAGTATGCAACCAAAG ATGTCAGTATTGCCGTCTCCTCGGCATGTTAAGTGCCAGGTCTCTCCCCCTGCCTTCAGTAGCTCAGATTCAGATGCATCTGACTTAAGACAGCCCCCATGCTATGAGGATGCAGTCAAGCAG CAAATGACCCGGAGCCAGCAGATGGATGAACTGTTGGATGTGCTCATAGAGAGTGGAG aGATGCCAGCTAACGccagagaagagagggagaggtccTGTGTAACCAAAGTTGTGCCTCACATTACTGTGTCCCCAGGGTGCCACGGCCTCCTCATCCCGAGGTTCCACCGCCACTACGATCACCAGCTCGCTTACGACCACTCAGCCTATCACATCGTAGAGAGCAACCTGGAGACTCTGCTAGGCGGTCCCATCGGCCGCGGGGGAGAGGTGGCCCTTCTGAAGATGTCTGCTGAGGACGGGGGCCACGAAGACGAAGGGAACAGAGACGGCGAAGCGTACAGCAGcccccacaacaacaacaaccaccaccaccaccaccaccaccgccatcCTCACCACCAGGACAAAGTTCTGACCGGCAGAGATCTGATGGACACCCCTCTGTCTCCCATCAGCACCAAGGCGTCCTCCGAGGTGCAGGGGATGGTCAGCATGACCTTCAGCGAGACGCCGTGGGAAACGATGGAGTGGCTGGACCTGACGCCGCCCAGTTCCGCCACCGCCTTCAGCGTGGCTCCGCCCAGCGGGCCCAGCATCTTTAACACAGAGTTCCTGGATGTAACAGACATTAACTTGAACTCTGCCATGGACCTCCACCTGGAGCAGTGGTGA
- the map2k4b gene encoding dual specificity mitogen-activated protein kinase kinase 4b isoform X3: protein MATPSPNSNSTSSSNIVGSTSHHLHQQTQSSSMQGFQISLSGVSQSKRKALKLNFANPPVKPASRLPLNPTPPSFQNPHIERLRTHSIESSGKLKISPEQHCDFTAEDLRDLGEIGRGAYGSVNKMVHKPTGQIMAVKRIRSTVDEKEQKQLLMDLDVVMRSSDCPYIVQFYGALFREGDCWICMELMSTSLDKFYKYVYCQLDTIIPEEILGKITLATVKALNHLKENLKIIHRDIKPSNILMDRKGNIKLCDFGISGQLVDSIAKTRDAGCRPYMAPERIDPSASRQGYDVRSDVWSLGITLYELATGRFPYPKWNSVFDQLTQVVKGEPPQLSNSEERQFSPKFINFVNLCLTKDESKRPKYRELLKHPFILMYEERFVDVASYVCCILDQIPASPISPMYVD from the exons ATGGCGACTCCCAGTCCAAACAGCAACTCAACGAGCTCCAGCAACATCGTGGGATCCACGTCACATCACCTCCACCAGCAGACCCAGAGCAGCAGCATGCAAG GGTTTCAGATAAGCCTGTCTGGAGTGTCCCAAA GTAAACGTAAAGCTCTGAAGCTGAACTTCGCCAACCCTCCAGTCAAACCGGCCTCCAGGCTCCCGCTTAACCCGACGCCGCCATCTTTCCAGAATCCCCACAT AGAGCGGCTGCGGACGCACAGCATCGAGTCGTCGGGGAAGCTGAAGATCTCCCCTGAGCAGCATTGCGACTTCACCGCCGAGGACCTGCGAGACCTCGGGGAGATCGGCCGCGGGGCGTACGGCTCCGTCAACAAGATGGTCCACAAACCCACGGGCCAGATCATGGCGGTCAAG aggatcCGCTCCACGGTGGATGAGAAGgagcagaagcagctgctgatgGATCTGGACGTGGTGATGAGGAGCAGCGACTGTCCCTACATCGTCCAGTTCTACGGCGCCCTCTTCAGAGAG ggCGACTGCTGGATTTGCATGGAGCTCATGTCTACCTCATTAGACAAATTCTACAAATATGTGTATTGTCAGTTAGACACCATCATTCCAGAGGAAATATTAGGCAAAATAACATTAGCA ACCGTTAAAGCACTGAACCACTTAAAGGAAAACTTGAAAATAATCCACAGAG ACATCAAACCTTCCAACATTCTAATGGACCGAAAGGGCAACATCAAGCTGTGCGACTTCGGCATCAGCGGTCAGCTGGTGGACTCCATAGCAAAGACCAGAGATGCAGGCTGCAGGCCTTACATGGCG CCTGAGAGGATAGACCCCAGCGCTTCCAGGCAAGGCTACGACGTCCGCTCTGACGTGTGGAGTTTGGGAATCACTCTG TATGAGCTGGCCACAGGACGCTTCCCTTACCCCAAGTGGAACAGCGTGTTCGATCAGCTGACGCAGGTGGTGAAAGGAGAGCCCCCCCAGCTCAGCAACTCCGAGGAGAGGCAGTTCTCCCCCAAGTTCATCAACTTTGTTAACCTATG CCTTACAAAGGATGAATCCAAAAGGCCAAAGTACAGGGAGCTTCTG AAACACCCTTTCATTCTGATGTACGAGGAGCGCTTCGTGGACGTCGCCAGCTACGTGTGCTGCATCCTGGATCAAATCCCCGCCTCTCCCATCTCTCCTATGTACGTCGACTGA
- the map2k4b gene encoding dual specificity mitogen-activated protein kinase kinase 4b isoform X4: MATPSPNSNSTSSSNIVGSTSHHLHQQTQSSSMQGKRKALKLNFANPPVKPASRLPLNPTPPSFQNPHIERLRTHSIESSGKLKISPEQHCDFTAEDLRDLGEIGRGAYGSVNKMVHKPTGQIMAVKRIRSTVDEKEQKQLLMDLDVVMRSSDCPYIVQFYGALFREGDCWICMELMSTSLDKFYKYVYCQLDTIIPEEILGKITLATVKALNHLKENLKIIHRDIKPSNILMDRKGNIKLCDFGISGQLVDSIAKTRDAGCRPYMAPERIDPSASRQGYDVRSDVWSLGITLYELATGRFPYPKWNSVFDQLTQVVKGEPPQLSNSEERQFSPKFINFVNLCLTKDESKRPKYRELLKHPFILMYEERFVDVASYVCCILDQIPASPISPMYVD; encoded by the exons ATGGCGACTCCCAGTCCAAACAGCAACTCAACGAGCTCCAGCAACATCGTGGGATCCACGTCACATCACCTCCACCAGCAGACCCAGAGCAGCAGCATGCAAG GTAAACGTAAAGCTCTGAAGCTGAACTTCGCCAACCCTCCAGTCAAACCGGCCTCCAGGCTCCCGCTTAACCCGACGCCGCCATCTTTCCAGAATCCCCACAT AGAGCGGCTGCGGACGCACAGCATCGAGTCGTCGGGGAAGCTGAAGATCTCCCCTGAGCAGCATTGCGACTTCACCGCCGAGGACCTGCGAGACCTCGGGGAGATCGGCCGCGGGGCGTACGGCTCCGTCAACAAGATGGTCCACAAACCCACGGGCCAGATCATGGCGGTCAAG aggatcCGCTCCACGGTGGATGAGAAGgagcagaagcagctgctgatgGATCTGGACGTGGTGATGAGGAGCAGCGACTGTCCCTACATCGTCCAGTTCTACGGCGCCCTCTTCAGAGAG ggCGACTGCTGGATTTGCATGGAGCTCATGTCTACCTCATTAGACAAATTCTACAAATATGTGTATTGTCAGTTAGACACCATCATTCCAGAGGAAATATTAGGCAAAATAACATTAGCA ACCGTTAAAGCACTGAACCACTTAAAGGAAAACTTGAAAATAATCCACAGAG ACATCAAACCTTCCAACATTCTAATGGACCGAAAGGGCAACATCAAGCTGTGCGACTTCGGCATCAGCGGTCAGCTGGTGGACTCCATAGCAAAGACCAGAGATGCAGGCTGCAGGCCTTACATGGCG CCTGAGAGGATAGACCCCAGCGCTTCCAGGCAAGGCTACGACGTCCGCTCTGACGTGTGGAGTTTGGGAATCACTCTG TATGAGCTGGCCACAGGACGCTTCCCTTACCCCAAGTGGAACAGCGTGTTCGATCAGCTGACGCAGGTGGTGAAAGGAGAGCCCCCCCAGCTCAGCAACTCCGAGGAGAGGCAGTTCTCCCCCAAGTTCATCAACTTTGTTAACCTATG CCTTACAAAGGATGAATCCAAAAGGCCAAAGTACAGGGAGCTTCTG AAACACCCTTTCATTCTGATGTACGAGGAGCGCTTCGTGGACGTCGCCAGCTACGTGTGCTGCATCCTGGATCAAATCCCCGCCTCTCCCATCTCTCCTATGTACGTCGACTGA
- the map2k4b gene encoding dual specificity mitogen-activated protein kinase kinase 4b isoform X1 has translation MATPSPNSNSTSSSNIVGSTSHHLHQQTQSSSMQETNTCWRCQNETGFQISLSGVSQSKRKALKLNFANPPVKPASRLPLNPTPPSFQNPHIERLRTHSIESSGKLKISPEQHCDFTAEDLRDLGEIGRGAYGSVNKMVHKPTGQIMAVKRIRSTVDEKEQKQLLMDLDVVMRSSDCPYIVQFYGALFREGDCWICMELMSTSLDKFYKYVYCQLDTIIPEEILGKITLATVKALNHLKENLKIIHRDIKPSNILMDRKGNIKLCDFGISGQLVDSIAKTRDAGCRPYMAPERIDPSASRQGYDVRSDVWSLGITLYELATGRFPYPKWNSVFDQLTQVVKGEPPQLSNSEERQFSPKFINFVNLCLTKDESKRPKYRELLKHPFILMYEERFVDVASYVCCILDQIPASPISPMYVD, from the exons ATGGCGACTCCCAGTCCAAACAGCAACTCAACGAGCTCCAGCAACATCGTGGGATCCACGTCACATCACCTCCACCAGCAGACCCAGAGCAGCAGCATGCAAG AAACCAACACCTGCTGGAGATGTCAAAATGAAACAg GGTTTCAGATAAGCCTGTCTGGAGTGTCCCAAA GTAAACGTAAAGCTCTGAAGCTGAACTTCGCCAACCCTCCAGTCAAACCGGCCTCCAGGCTCCCGCTTAACCCGACGCCGCCATCTTTCCAGAATCCCCACAT AGAGCGGCTGCGGACGCACAGCATCGAGTCGTCGGGGAAGCTGAAGATCTCCCCTGAGCAGCATTGCGACTTCACCGCCGAGGACCTGCGAGACCTCGGGGAGATCGGCCGCGGGGCGTACGGCTCCGTCAACAAGATGGTCCACAAACCCACGGGCCAGATCATGGCGGTCAAG aggatcCGCTCCACGGTGGATGAGAAGgagcagaagcagctgctgatgGATCTGGACGTGGTGATGAGGAGCAGCGACTGTCCCTACATCGTCCAGTTCTACGGCGCCCTCTTCAGAGAG ggCGACTGCTGGATTTGCATGGAGCTCATGTCTACCTCATTAGACAAATTCTACAAATATGTGTATTGTCAGTTAGACACCATCATTCCAGAGGAAATATTAGGCAAAATAACATTAGCA ACCGTTAAAGCACTGAACCACTTAAAGGAAAACTTGAAAATAATCCACAGAG ACATCAAACCTTCCAACATTCTAATGGACCGAAAGGGCAACATCAAGCTGTGCGACTTCGGCATCAGCGGTCAGCTGGTGGACTCCATAGCAAAGACCAGAGATGCAGGCTGCAGGCCTTACATGGCG CCTGAGAGGATAGACCCCAGCGCTTCCAGGCAAGGCTACGACGTCCGCTCTGACGTGTGGAGTTTGGGAATCACTCTG TATGAGCTGGCCACAGGACGCTTCCCTTACCCCAAGTGGAACAGCGTGTTCGATCAGCTGACGCAGGTGGTGAAAGGAGAGCCCCCCCAGCTCAGCAACTCCGAGGAGAGGCAGTTCTCCCCCAAGTTCATCAACTTTGTTAACCTATG CCTTACAAAGGATGAATCCAAAAGGCCAAAGTACAGGGAGCTTCTG AAACACCCTTTCATTCTGATGTACGAGGAGCGCTTCGTGGACGTCGCCAGCTACGTGTGCTGCATCCTGGATCAAATCCCCGCCTCTCCCATCTCTCCTATGTACGTCGACTGA
- the map2k4b gene encoding dual specificity mitogen-activated protein kinase kinase 4b isoform X2 yields the protein MATPSPNSNSTSSSNIVGSTSHHLHQQTQSSSMQETNTCWRCQNETGKRKALKLNFANPPVKPASRLPLNPTPPSFQNPHIERLRTHSIESSGKLKISPEQHCDFTAEDLRDLGEIGRGAYGSVNKMVHKPTGQIMAVKRIRSTVDEKEQKQLLMDLDVVMRSSDCPYIVQFYGALFREGDCWICMELMSTSLDKFYKYVYCQLDTIIPEEILGKITLATVKALNHLKENLKIIHRDIKPSNILMDRKGNIKLCDFGISGQLVDSIAKTRDAGCRPYMAPERIDPSASRQGYDVRSDVWSLGITLYELATGRFPYPKWNSVFDQLTQVVKGEPPQLSNSEERQFSPKFINFVNLCLTKDESKRPKYRELLKHPFILMYEERFVDVASYVCCILDQIPASPISPMYVD from the exons ATGGCGACTCCCAGTCCAAACAGCAACTCAACGAGCTCCAGCAACATCGTGGGATCCACGTCACATCACCTCCACCAGCAGACCCAGAGCAGCAGCATGCAAG AAACCAACACCTGCTGGAGATGTCAAAATGAAACAg GTAAACGTAAAGCTCTGAAGCTGAACTTCGCCAACCCTCCAGTCAAACCGGCCTCCAGGCTCCCGCTTAACCCGACGCCGCCATCTTTCCAGAATCCCCACAT AGAGCGGCTGCGGACGCACAGCATCGAGTCGTCGGGGAAGCTGAAGATCTCCCCTGAGCAGCATTGCGACTTCACCGCCGAGGACCTGCGAGACCTCGGGGAGATCGGCCGCGGGGCGTACGGCTCCGTCAACAAGATGGTCCACAAACCCACGGGCCAGATCATGGCGGTCAAG aggatcCGCTCCACGGTGGATGAGAAGgagcagaagcagctgctgatgGATCTGGACGTGGTGATGAGGAGCAGCGACTGTCCCTACATCGTCCAGTTCTACGGCGCCCTCTTCAGAGAG ggCGACTGCTGGATTTGCATGGAGCTCATGTCTACCTCATTAGACAAATTCTACAAATATGTGTATTGTCAGTTAGACACCATCATTCCAGAGGAAATATTAGGCAAAATAACATTAGCA ACCGTTAAAGCACTGAACCACTTAAAGGAAAACTTGAAAATAATCCACAGAG ACATCAAACCTTCCAACATTCTAATGGACCGAAAGGGCAACATCAAGCTGTGCGACTTCGGCATCAGCGGTCAGCTGGTGGACTCCATAGCAAAGACCAGAGATGCAGGCTGCAGGCCTTACATGGCG CCTGAGAGGATAGACCCCAGCGCTTCCAGGCAAGGCTACGACGTCCGCTCTGACGTGTGGAGTTTGGGAATCACTCTG TATGAGCTGGCCACAGGACGCTTCCCTTACCCCAAGTGGAACAGCGTGTTCGATCAGCTGACGCAGGTGGTGAAAGGAGAGCCCCCCCAGCTCAGCAACTCCGAGGAGAGGCAGTTCTCCCCCAAGTTCATCAACTTTGTTAACCTATG CCTTACAAAGGATGAATCCAAAAGGCCAAAGTACAGGGAGCTTCTG AAACACCCTTTCATTCTGATGTACGAGGAGCGCTTCGTGGACGTCGCCAGCTACGTGTGCTGCATCCTGGATCAAATCCCCGCCTCTCCCATCTCTCCTATGTACGTCGACTGA
- the adprm gene encoding manganese-dependent ADP-ribose/CDP-alcohol diphosphatase, whose protein sequence is MTQVPAGWCSPAPVCRKTAFVAKTRPKMEDCAQQTPLFTFGVIADIQYADIEDGYNYSRSHRRYYRSSLQLLRNAVESWSESAVQPEFILQLGDIIDGFNKGRGASERALDTVLREFSSSPVEVHHVWGNHEFYNFSRSALLRSKLNSTLHTDRSLNAAPSTSDVYAYHFSPFPGFTFVVMDAYDVSLLGREKTSELYNEAMTLIKKYNHNEDLNCPPGFEDLRQRFTMFNGGFSKEQLDWLDSVLTLTDEKQEKVTIVSHLPVHPHSTDPICLAWNFDELLAIIRSHSSVVCYMAGHDHDGGYCRDKDTGVHHLTLEGVIETPPDSNAFGTVSVYKDRMVLKGNGRTRDRVFLYPQSQSDAEHRAV, encoded by the exons atgacacAGGTACCGGCAGGTTGGTGTTCACCCGCCCCGGTTTGTAGGAAGACGGCATTTGTGGCGAAGACAAGACCGAAAATGGAGGACTGTGCTCAACAAACGCCACTGTTTACATTCGGCGTCATTGCTGACATTCAGTACGCTGACATCGAGGATGGGTATAACTACAGCCGTTCGCACAGGCGGTATTATCGAAGCAGCCTCCAGCTGCTCAGAAACGCCGTTGAAAGCTGGTCCGAGTCTGCGGTCCAGCCGGAGTTCATCCTCCAGTTGGGAGACATCATCGACGGCTTTAACAAGGGCCGCGGCGCCTCTGAGCGGGCACTGGACACCGTGCTGAGAGAGTTCAGCTCCAGCCCCGTGGAGGTGCACCATGTGTGGGGCAACCACGAGTTTTATAACTTCAGCAGGAGCGCACTGCTGCGTTCAAAGCTCAACAGCACGCTCCATACAGACCGGAGCCTGAACGCAGCGCCGAGCACCTCTGACGTCTACGCCTACCACTTCAGCCCGTTCCCCGGCTTCACCTTTGTTGTTATGGACGCTTATGACGTGAGCCTGCTGGGCAGAGAGAAGACCAGCGAGCTGTACAACGAGGCCATGACTCTGATAAAGAAGTACAACCACAACGAGGATCTCAACTGTCCCCCAG GGTTTGAGGACCTCAGGCAGAGGTTCACCATGTTCAACGGTGGCTTCAGTAAGGAGCAGCTGGACTGGCTGGACTCTGTGCTAACGCTGACTGACgagaaacaggaaaaagtcACTATCGTCA gtcACCTCCCCGTCCACCCCCACTCTACTGATCCCATCTGCCTGGCGTGGAACTTTGACGAGCTCCTGGCCATAATACGGTCCCACAGCAGCGTGGTGTGCTACATGGCCGGACACGACCACGACGGAGGATactgcagagacaaagacacGGGGGTGCACCACCTGACGTTAGAGGGGGTGATAGAGACCCCGCCGGACAGCAACGCCTTCGGAACAGTCTCCGTCTACAAGGACAGGATGGTGCTGAAAGGAAACGGGAGGACGAGAGATCGAGTGTTCCTGTATCCACAGAGCCAAAGTGATGCTGAGCACAGGGCGGTATGA